The Chitinophagales bacterium nucleotide sequence TTGTTAAACCGCTTAAAGACGGAGTTATAGCTAATTTCCATGCGGCTGAAAACATGATAAGAGGGATGATTGGGATTATTTCGAAGACGAATTTCTTACAATTACCCCCAAATTATAAAATGGTAATCTGTATTCCTTCTGGTATCACAGAGGTTGAATTGAGAGCGGTAAAAGAAAGTGCGGAACGTGCAGGTGGAAAGGAAGTGAAATTGATTTATGAGCCTATGGCTGCTGCTATAGGTATAGGTATAGACGTCAAAGAGCCAGAAGGTAATATGATTGTCGATATAGGAGGAGGAACCACAGAAATCGCTGTTATCGCTCTTTCAGGTATTGTGTGTGATCAGTCCATTCGCCTTGCAGGAGATCAATTGACTAAGGATATTATGGATTATATGAAAACCCAGCATAATCTGAATATCGGAGAGCCTACTGCAGAGTTAGTCAAGAAAAATGTAGGGTCTGCATTGACACACTTAGACAATCCTCCACCAGAGTATCCTGTTCAAGGAAGAGATAACGTAATGGGTATTCCTAAGCAAATCATTATTTCATATCATGAAATAGCAGATGCCTTAGATAAATCAATTCAAAAGATAGAAGAGTCGATTTTGAAGGCTTTGGAGTCTACTCCACCTGAACTAGCTGCAGATATTTTTAGAACAGGCATATATTTAACGGGCGGAGGAGCCTTGTTGAGAGGATTAGATAAGAGATTAAGTGAAAAAACCAAATTGAAGGTGCATGTAGCCGATGATCCTTTATTGGCTGTAGCAAGAGGGACCAACATTGCCCTAAAAAATATGGAAAATTTCGCAGCAGTACTCAAGAACTAATAGGTATATCAGGGTTCTATGGGGAATATTATATTTATCTTTCAAAGAGCATTTCCATTTTTAGTTTTTATACTGCTTCAGTCAATTGCTTTTTATATCATTTTTAAGTATAATGACTATCATCAATCGAATTTTATCAGTAGATCAAATTATTTAGCAGCTAGTTTTAATGAGAAGCTTTCAAGTTTAACTAGCTTCGTTAATATGCCCAAGCACAATGAATCTCTAATAAAAGAAAATGCGAAATTAAGAGAAGAGATATACAAGATTTCTAAATTTATTAATACTATTCGTGGGGATTCTACAGGTGAAAAGATCGGGATATTGCTGCCTCCTTCCACAAGGGTTGTATCAGGAAAAGTTGTCAGTAATTCTATAGCTAGTTTACGAAATTACGTTATAGTCAATAAGGGTATAAAGGACGGCATTAAAAAAGATATGTCTGCAATAAGTAATCTGGGACCTGTAGGCATAGTTATTGAAGTTACCGAGAATTATTGCTGCATTATGTCTATTTTGAACAAGGATGCCAATGTGAGTGTTCGCAATAGATCTACAAAAAATGTAGGACAATTGAGATGGAAAGGCGGAGATATAAAGACTGCTCTGTTAGAAGAGATTCCTAAACACATCAAGTTAAAAAAAGGTGAAATTATTGAAACAAGTGGTTACTCAAGTTATTATCCTGAAGGTATTCCAGTAGGAACAGTAGAAAAGTATTCTGAAGATAGTAAAAGTAATTTTGCTAATATTCAAGTGAAGCTCTATAGCGATTTTTCAAAGCTGAAATATGTCTATCTTATAGAGAATATTGAACGTCCTGAAATTAGATCTCTTGAAGATACCATCATTAAAATTCAAAAACAGGAAAATTAATGAATAGTAAATGGACTAACCTAATATTCATAGGCATAGTTATTACGCTATTGCAGCTATTTTTTTCGAATAGTATTAGTTTTTATGGTTTATTCAATCCAAAAATATATCCAGTTTTTCTACTATTATTACCTAGAGATATTAAACCAGCATTCTATATGCTTATTGGTTTTTTCTATGGATCTATTATTGATATCTTTTGTAATACTTATGGATTCGGTATTGCTTCATCTGTATTTATCACATTTATTCGACCCTACGCTTTAGCTTTAATTTATAACAAATCTCCAGAAGAAGAAAGTGAGATTAGTGTGAAAATACAAGGCGAGAATTTTGTATTTTTATATCTGTTTATCGGTTTGGTACTATTTCACCTTTTTTATTTTTTTGTGGAATTGGGAGAAATAGCTAATGTGTTATACATAGCCTTGAAATCATTATTGAGTGCATCTTTGGCTATAGTTCTATACGCTATTTTTTATATGATGGTATATCGTCTGCCAAAGAAAAAATAATTGCAATTATTCTATTTCAAGTTATATGAGCGATAAGTTTAATAGTGAGAGTTATTTAAAAATGGAGTTGCTTAGATTCACCACTGCAGGGAGTGTAGATGATGGAAAAAGCACCTTGATAGGTAGATTACTTTATGATTCTAAATCCATTTTTCAAGATCAGATTGACGCTATTGAACGAATAAGTATACGCAAAGGTGAAGAGAAACTAAATCTAGCATATTTCACCGATGGACTTAAAGCAGAGTTAGAGCAGGGAATAACTATTGATGTCGCATATCGTTATTTTGCTACACCCAGACGAAAGTTTATCATAGCAGATACTCCAGGTCACATACAGTATACCAGAAATATGGTGACAGGAGCTTCTACTGCAAATCTCGCTATCATTTTAGTTGATGCAAGAAAAGGTATCATTGAGCAAACGAAAAGACATTCTTTGATAGCCTCACTGTTAGGAATACCGCACCTCGCTATTTGTATAAATAAAATGGATCTTGTTGAATGGGATGAATCTGTGTATGATAATATCCGGGAAGCATACAAAGAGTTTGCTTCTAAGCTATCCATTCGAGACGTTCATTTTATTCCTATTTCAGCTCTTCATGGAGATAATATAGTACATAAGTCTGAGAACATGCCTTGGTATGAGGGAACCACACTTATGTATCTTTTAGAGAATATTCATATAGCGAATGACCAGAATATGGTTGATGCTAGATTCGCTGTGCAAGGTGTTATAAGACCTCAGTCCGACAAATTCCATGATTATAGGGCATTTTCAGGTAGAATGCTCGGTGGAATTTTAAGAAGAGGTGATAAAGTCACTATTTATCCTTCAGGTTTTTCGAGCACGATTAAATCGATACATCATGGTGAAAAAGAAATAGAAGAAGGCTTTGTACCTCAATCTATTTCTATTCAGCTCGAAGATGAAATAGATATATCGAGAGGAGATATGATATTGCGTGAAAACAATGTGCCAAAACGAGGTCAGGATATAGAGGCTATGATATGCTGGATGGGTGACAAACCATTGCAACCAATGCAAAAATATGTTTTGAAGCATACCACTAAAGATGTCAAAGCCATGGTGAAAGCTATACAATACAAAATGGATATCAATAATCTTAGCCGAATTCCTGATACAACTAGTTTAAATATGAATGATATTGGAAGAGTAATACTGCGTTGTACTTCAGATCTGTTTTATGATGCCTATATTAAAAACAGAAATACAGGGAGTTTTATCCTAGTAGATGAAGCAAGCAATGTGACAGTAGGTGCAGGAACCATCATTGATTCTGCTAGCTAGATCATATGAAATTAAAACTAATATTTGCTACTTCGAATGAAAAAAAGCTCAAGGAAGTCAAAGAGATTCTAGGAGTGCGGTATGAAGTTCTATCATTGAGAGATATTCAATTTGAAGGTGAAATACCAGAGCCATTTGATACCATTAAGCAAAATTCGATTTTTAAAGCCAACTTCTTTTTTGAAAAAACAAAACTTCCTTGTATAGCAGAGGATAGTGGATTAGAAGTGGAGTTTCTAGGAGGAAGGCCAAGTGCCTATAGCGCTCGCTATGCAGGAGAGGAAAGAGATGATACCAAGAATTACGAAAAAGTGTTAGCTGAACTTGGGGATTCCCCTCAGAGAAATGCGAGATTTATTTCTATTATTACATTAAAAGATACTGACTGTGAAGAAGTATTCGAAGGTCACATGGAAGGCTCTATAAGTCATGAACCCAGAGGCAAAAATGGCTTCGGTTATGATCCTATTTTTATTCCTCAAGGATTTGATAAAACCAATGCAGAATTAACATCCGAAGAAAAAAATGCAATTAGTCATCGAAGAAAAGCAATAGATAAATTGACAATATATTTTCTATCATAATTTCTTCGACATTCTTTTAGATTTTTCTGCTTATTTAGCCTGGATGTAACCTTTTTACTTTGAGTTAAACTAATGCATATATCTTAGTATAAAAAATTTATGAATCTCTCCATCCAAAACTTAAACAAACAATACGCCAATGGCATTAAAGCTATTGATAATATCAACCTGGAAATAGGTGCTGGTATGTTCGGATTGCTCGGGCCGAATGGTGCTGGCAAATCCAGTCTCATGCGCACGATAGCAACACTTCAAGAACCCGATAGCGGTACTATTATGCTCAATGAAATCAATATTTTAGAGCAAAAAGACGAACTGAGAAAACAACTAGGTTATTTACCGCAAGAATTCGGCGTATATCCTAAGATAACGGCTTATGATATGCTGCATCATATAGCTACACTCAAAGGTATTCAAGGCAATATTAAAGATCTCGTTCAGGGACTTTTAGACAAGGTCAATCTCTATGAGTTTAGAAAAAAATATGTAAGTGATTTTTCAGGTGGTATGAAACAACGCTTCGGTATAGCGCAGGCACTGATAGGTAATCCGAATTTATTAATAGTAGATGAACCCACAGCAGGACTTGACCCAACAGAGCGCAATCGTTTCCATAATATTCTCTCCGAAATAGCCGAGAATAAAATAGTCATTTTATCTACTCATATTGTACAAGATGTCATTGAGCTTTGCAATCAAATGGCCATTATTCACCAAGGGAGTGTTCGGTTCCAAGGCAAGCCGTCAGACGCCTTGGGTATGCTAGAAAACAAGGTTTACGGAAGATTTGTAGAAAAAAACGAGATGGAACATTTTATTTCAAATAATCAGGTACTTTCAGAGAGGTTGTATGCCGGCAAGAATTATTTCAATGTATATTCCAATGAACCACTATCGGCACCTTTTGAAGCAAAAAAAGCAGATTTAGAAGATGTCTTTTTCTATATATGCAAAGCTTAAGTTCATTTCTTACTTGTAAATTTTAAATTTTATGTTTTGGAAAGTTTTGAGTTTTGAACTCACCTATTGGAGAACGAGGATTTATACTTATGTCTTTGCACTTATAGTATTTTTATTGACTACACTCACTTTCTCACTTGAAGGAATTTCCTTAGGAGGAGATGCCAATTTCATCAACTCCCCTTATAGTATAATGATATGGTATTATGTGCTGTGTCTTATCTTACCTATATTTATCAATAGTTTCGTGAGCTCGGGTATAACTCGTGACTATGAAAATAAATTTGATCAAATCTTGTATTCACTTCCAGTGAGCAGAACTAAAATTTTACTTGGCAGATTTGTAGGAGGTCTTATTGTTATATTTCTTATTTTTTTAACCGTGCCACTGGCAGAGTTGGTGGCTGAATACTTGCCATGGACAGATAAAGACATGATAGGTGCTTGGCGACTTGATGCTCATATTCATAGTATACTCACCATGGTATTACCAAATTTGATAATCATAGGCAGCATTCTTTTCCTTATCGCCAGCTGGACACGGAGTATTAATTCTAGTTTTTTAGGAGCTATAGCCGTCGTAGTGATATTTAACTCGATTAGTGGATTAAATGATAAAATAGATAATAAGACTATCGCTGCACTATCTGACCCTTTTGGATTTATGCCTATAATGTATTATACCAAGAAATGGTCGGTTTATGAGAAGAATTACCTCCTGTTTCCACTCGATTGGAAGTATTTCCTAAATAGGCTCCTGTGGTTATCCGTAGCTGTCGGACTATGGTTTGCTGCACTTCATATTAATAAGTTTAAGCTTCAAAAGACTAAACAAAAGGCTACTAAAAAGAAAGATGTTAAACCATCATTTTCTGGTGTTGATTATAGTAAAAAGGAGAAAGATTTTTCTTCAACTTATTTTCTGAAAAACATTCACTTTCAAGCCAAAATAGATTTTTTACACATCATTAAAAGTCCAGCGTTCTTGGTTACCATTGGACTTATTATTATGGTTCTCGTTATGTCATTTATCGGCACCATTCAGACAGACTCTGGATTAGCAGACCAATTAGCTACGACATCCAATACGCTTGACATACTAGAGGTAGTGACTAAAACGATTAACTATGCTATCATTTTCTTTTCAGGCATGCTGATATGGAAAGAACGGGATGCAAAAATGAATGATATTTATGATGCCTTACCTGTGAAAACATATACCGTTTTTCTTGGAAAATTGTGTTCAATTATTTACTTAGTCATGGTGTATTCCACCTTACTGCTGATTATAGGTGTCGCATATCAAATAGCCAGAGGAGTTTATGATATTGATTGGGCGCATTATGCTATGGAATTGTATGTTATCAATCTATTCTACTCTATTACCTTGGCTATTTTATCTATGTTTTTTCAGGTGATGATAAATAATAAATTCATCGCTTACTTTGCCTCTGCTATCGTCGTATTTGCAGAACCATTTTTATTTCAATGGTTAGAGATAAGTAATAATATGATTTCTATAAGCCCGAGTCTGCCGAGTGTTATTCATTCTGATTTTTACGGCTATGGTAGTTATAAAACATCCTTGTTTGCTTTTATGGCTTATTGGCTTTTGATATATAGTGTTATTGGCTTTATTGCTTATTGGTTTTATGTACGAGGTAGAAATACGAGCTGGAGAGAGCGATGGCAAGAGTCCAAAAAGCGATTGAAAGCATCAAAAGCCATTTTTTCAATTTTAGCAGTTACTACTACCGGCTTTATAGGATTTATGTATTATCAAACACAAATGCAGAATTCTTATTTCGGACAGAAAGAGAGGCTAGAGCGAATGGCATATTATGAGAAGAAATATAGACATCTCATGAGCTATCCAGTGCCTAAAGCTACCAAAGTAGATTATAAGATTGATTTATTCCCAAGTAAACGTTCATATCAAGTAAAAGGAAAAATGTGGATGGTCAATAAAGACGATACTAGCATTCAAAAAATTTATCTAAACAATGATTTTAAACATCCATTTAAAATTAATATCAAAGATGCAAAATTGAGCAATGAAGATAAAAAAGGCATTGTCAATTTTCAAACCTATTCATTGGTTAAGCCTCTACAAATAGGAGATAGCGTGCTCGTAGAGTGGGAATATTCTGAGACTAATTCAGGTGTAGAAAATGAAATCTCAAACAGGCGATTAAATAGTAATGGTACTTTCCTTGACTTTAGTTCTTTTACCCCAAGTTTTGGATATGACAAGGGCTTGGAAATTTCTCGAAAGTCAAAACGTGAAAAATTTGGATTGCCTACCAAGGCAGATTTTAAGCCTGCATTAATTAGAGAATGTACCCATCAATGTATGAAAGATTATATAGGTGGCATGGCAGATTGGGTTACCATTTATACAGAAATTTCTACTGAAGATGATCAAATCGCAGTAGCTCCGGGCGAAATGACCAAATCTTGGAAAGAAAATGGTCGAAGTTTTTATAAATATGACCTAACCCAGCCTTCAAAATTTTTCTTTTCGGTAGTATCTGGTAAATATGAAATATTGAAAGATACCTCACTAGGGGTGCAATGCGAAGTGTATTATTTACCAGAGCATGCGCATAATACCAAGGTCATGATGAATGCACTCAAAAAATCTATTGCTTATTATTCTCAGAGCTTTGGACCGTACAAACATCCTGTAGCTCGCATTATCGAGTTCCCAAAGTTTTCTAGTTTTGCTCAGGCTTTCCCTGGTACTATGCCGTATTCAGAATCGATAGGATTTACATCCAATATTGTCAACAATCCAGAGGACATTAATGAAGTATTTCATATCGTAGCACACGAAATGGCACATCAGTGGTGGGCACACCAAGTCGTTGGCGCCGATATGCAAGGTTCGGAAATGCTTTCAGAATCTATCTCTGAATACGCCAGTCTGAAATTGCTAGAAAAGGAGTATGGACTGGACATGGCGACAAAATTTCTCAAAGAATCGAATAATAATTATGTTTTCTCTCGTGCTTTTGAAAATAAAAAAGAGTCTTCACTCAAGGAGGTAGATGGACAGGGTTATATTTATTATCAGAAAGGTAGCTTGGTTTTATATGCAATACAGCAATTATTGGGAGAAGATAAAATGAATATGGCATTAAGTAATTTAATAAAAAATTATGGCTATAAAGAACCTCCTTATCCCAATTCTTATGCGCTTCTAGATGAAATTTACCAATTGACTCCCGACTCATTGAAATCTCATATCAAAGCTGGACTAGAGGAAATTGTTATTTTCGAGACCGATGTTCAATCTGCTGAAGTTAAAAAATTAGCAAATAACAACTATGAAACGACGATTCAATTTGAACTAGTAAAAAGAGCCGCTGATCCGAATGCCAAAGAAGTCAAAAAAATAAAAGATATTAAGCTAGGAAAGAGTGATGAGGTAGCCATTCGGGACTATTTCGATATCGCATTGTATCAAAATACCGAAGATAAATCTCGCTATGGCAAGTTCATGAAAAAACAACGATATCTTTTGAATAAGAAAAATAATACTTTAAAAATTCTCAGCGACAAAAAGCCAGATAAGATCGTGATAGACCCTTATTTCCTTCATATTCATAAAGACCCTGAGGAGAATATTAAGAAGCTGTAAGTGTCTATATTGGGCTAATTCTGAATAATAGCAAATGCCTAGAAAGCTAACTTTTTTATCACTTTTGCTGATCCTATAGATACTTGAACTATATAAATAGTATTTTGTTTGAAACTAAACTCTAGTCTCTTTTTATTAGAATTGACTATTTCTTTCAATAGCAGTTTTCCATCTACTGAGAAAATAGTGACGTCATTTATTATATTTAAAGAGGAAATTTCATAGTTGTCACCCTGATAATTCATGTCAAAATCTAAATTTTCTTCATCACGCTGTGAGCTATTTGTAGCCTTTAAACTCAATGTGCTTATAGCTGTATTGGTAACTATTGGCTCATTGTAATCAAAATAAATGCTTGCGGTATTTTTAATTTTTCGACCAATAGGTAAATTTTTTCTGAGCTTCATGGTATAATTAATAAATCCGTGACTATTTGGTTCATCGATAATTTTAGGGCTAAGATTTATATCTTCGAAATTCCAAACTAGAGTTCTTCCTCTAACGATGAGTCTTACAGGATGTGATATCTTACCTAAGGCTATACTGCTTAGGTCAAGCGAAGTATCTACATCATTTTCAACTCTGACCTTATAGGTTCTCCAGTTTCCTTCATTTTGAAAATTAATTAAATAGCTTAACTCCTCTGTTTTATGGTCTATATTGCCATCTGCTCCTTCACCATTTGGGCTTACAATAATTTCATTGGGATCATAAGATCCTTTGACATCGTCATGATTGATGGAAACATTGTTCCCAATTACCACATCATTTAATGTGGGGGTAATTAGAGTAGTATCAGATTTAATTGAACCGACAACATAGTTTGTAGGAGCGGTAAATTCAATCTTAATGAGTTCATGCTGACCAATGTGCAATAAGCCAAGCCCAAATTTAATGGTGTCTCCAGTTTGAGAATAAAATGTAGAGGCATTACCAATAGTTAATCCACTTGGATATTTGAACATGATTTGTGCATTCGTAATATCAATATTCCCAAGATTCGAAAAAAGAATATAATAAGTAACGGGTTGACCGGGAACTATTGCTGTATGAAAGGTCTTGACTGCTAGATTAGGTCCATTAGGGGGTAAATTCATTACTTTGCAAAGTGTATCAGTACAACCTAAATTGTCTTTTATATAATGGCATATTGTTTTAGGTCCAGTATGGGCATATTGGTGATATACAATTCTTCCTGAGCCATCTATTGTATCTCCAAAACTCCAATTATAATTAGAGATAGTATTAGGGGAATAAGCTTGAGATATGAAGAAATTATTAAAACTTAGAAGAGTTTTACCGGTTTGAAGAGAGTCCGTGGTTAAAAAGAATTCAGCAGAGCAGCATTTATAGACGGTATCAGTAGTTGAAATAGTTAATGTATCCTTATATCCGAAAATTCTATGGGTAATGATAACACGATAAGTGCCATTGGTTTTATAGTATATATTGCCCGAGGTGTCACCAGTATTCCAGAGGTAACTAAAGGTAGTATAATCTATAGGTGTTAGATAAATTGAAACATCATTTAACTTACAATCGTCAATTTTAGAAATTCCATGCTTACAGGTGTCGTCATTTACTTTATAATTAATAGTATCTATACAATTATACAAGGTGTCTTTAACTATCATTTGATATATACCATGCGTTTGACTTGATATTTTTTTTGTAGTAGAACCATTATTCCAGATATATTTTAATGCTTGATGGTTGTTATGTGTATTAGCATAGACCTCAAGGTCAACATCTCCAATCAAGCAATTATCTGTTTCGCCTATCGTTGCATAGAAGTATTTGCAAAAATTACATGTGTCATCAATAATATTTGTTTTAAATGAGTCTTTACAACTATAGGTCAAATCTGTCACGGTTAAACTATAGGTGCCAGAGGTTTTGCTAAAAACATCTTGAGTTGTTTCTCCACTGTTCCATTTATACAAGTATGCTCCACTTCCTACTGGCACAATAGCTGTTAGCCGTATGTCGTTATAATTACATGAGTCAATTTCATAAATACTAGGCTTTAGATACAAGCAGTTGAATGTATCTGATACGGTAATGTATGCGGTATCTACACATCCATAGAATGTATCCTTTACAATTGCTCTGTGAGTGCCTGCTCCTCTATAGTCAATAGTTATTCCATAGCCAATTGGAGACCATTCTACAAAGTTGATGCTTCCAGATCCGCCCGTAATAGTAGCTTGAAGCTTTATGTCATCTTTATAAAATCCATCGGAAACTTTTTTTATCCGGGCTTTATATCCATTACATTGGCTAATCACATTCTGACTAGTCGTGAATAAAATGCAAAGTAAAATAATGAATTTGTTAGGTAAATTTCTATTTCTCATAATTCTGTATTTAGGAATACAACGCAAAATTAGTGTGTTTATTTGCGAATAATACAAGAAAAAATAACTTTTGTTAGATAGATTAAAATAGTTTTTAAGGTATAGGATAAGCTAAACTCTGGCCACTATTATACTTCTTAGTGAATCTATTTTATACTGTTCTAATTGATAATCTCCAAAATGATGGATAACTTGAAACCCGATATTTTCTAGCATATCTTGAATTTCTGCGGCATCGAATAACTGAACCTGCTCTCTATATTGAAATATCGTTTCTTGGTCATTGATTTTTATTTCTTTTATCACAAAATCGTCTTCAAAATATTTTTGAATAGAAAATTCAATACCCGAAATAGTCTTGGTGTAGGATTCCTCTCCTTTTGCCCGCACAAGTTGACTATTGAGGTAATCGATAACTAATACGCCATTTTCCTTTAAATGTTTTTTAGCGCAATTCAATACCTTCAAATTATCTTCTTTATTTTCAAAATAGCCAAAAGATGTAAAGAGATTAAAGATAAAATCAAAAGTTCTATTTAAGTCGAAATGACGCATATCCTCTACTTGAAAATGCAATTTTTCGGATAATCCTTTTTCTCTCGCCTTGAAATTGGCATCCTTGATAGAGTTGGAAGCCAGATCTATACCCATTACATTATTTCCTTTGGATGCCATATAAATAGCATGTCTTCCTGCACCGCATGCTAGGTCTAAGATAGTATGTTGAGGTCTTATGTTTAATAGCTGGTAAAGGTGTTCTATAAACAACTCCGCCTCTTTGTCGTCTCTATGTTGATAGAGTATGTGATAATAGGGACTATTAAACCAGGATTCAAACCACGAAGTATTCATTATACTAATTCTATACTCGAAATTTTATTCCCTTTGACTTTGACTTCGATTTTTTCAAGCATAGTGGTATTGAGTGAAATGCCTACATGGTCAGCGACAATAGGAAATCGCTTATGTTTTCGTTCTACTAAAATCAAGGTATGAAGGGCATCTATTTTCATGTCAAAAAATGGTTTTAAAGCATAAAAAAGCGTTTTGCCGCTATTAATGACATCATCAACTAAAATAATGGCTGTCTCTTTTACCTGGATATTTTTGGATAATTTGATGTCACTTGTTTGAGGATTCTTTTTGTCAATTTCTAAAGCTACTACCTCAGTAGGTAAGTTGAGAATAGGCTTTAAGTAACTTTCTACCTCTTGAGCTAAGACATAGCCACTTTCTTTAACACCCACAAAGGTGATATGCTTACGATGACAATAGTTTTCCGCCAATTGGTAGGCTATTCTCTCTAATATTCTCTCAATTTTTTCTCTATTTGCTATTTGAGCCATTTTACTTAATTATTAGTTAGTCACTATTAGTTATTAGTTAATTCCTTTCAGCATCGGCACAAATTGAAATCCTTCAAAGCGTTCTTCATAATATTCACCTTCTTCCAGTTTTACAATACGCTTCATATAATTTGTGTCATTATCATTAAGAGGAATAATCATTTCTCCTCCTTTTTTAAGCTGACTAAGCAATGATTCAGGTACAAAATCTGCTCCACAAGTGATGATTATTTTGTCAAATGGTGCTTGACTAGGCATGCCTTCAAATCCATCTTTCAAAAAAGGAAATACATTTTTCATTTTCATCTTTTTGAAAAAAGACTTAGCTTTTTCGTGTAAAATTTTATGGCGCTCTAATGTATATACTTCTTTGCAAAGCTTGC carries:
- the mreC gene encoding rod shape-determining protein MreC; the protein is MGNIIFIFQRAFPFLVFILLQSIAFYIIFKYNDYHQSNFISRSNYLAASFNEKLSSLTSFVNMPKHNESLIKENAKLREEIYKISKFINTIRGDSTGEKIGILLPPSTRVVSGKVVSNSIASLRNYVIVNKGIKDGIKKDMSAISNLGPVGIVIEVTENYCCIMSILNKDANVSVRNRSTKNVGQLRWKGGDIKTALLEEIPKHIKLKKGEIIETSGYSSYYPEGIPVGTVEKYSEDSKSNFANIQVKLYSDFSKLKYVYLIENIERPEIRSLEDTIIKIQKQEN
- the rdgB gene encoding RdgB/HAM1 family non-canonical purine NTP pyrophosphatase; this encodes MKLKLIFATSNEKKLKEVKEILGVRYEVLSLRDIQFEGEIPEPFDTIKQNSIFKANFFFEKTKLPCIAEDSGLEVEFLGGRPSAYSARYAGEERDDTKNYEKVLAELGDSPQRNARFISIITLKDTDCEEVFEGHMEGSISHEPRGKNGFGYDPIFIPQGFDKTNAELTSEEKNAISHRRKAIDKLTIYFLS
- a CDS encoding rod shape-determining protein yields the protein MKLFSFLTQEIAIDLGTANTIIMHNDKVVVDQPSMVAIDKITDKVIAIGEKARQMQGKEHRNLEVVKPLKDGVIANFHAAENMIRGMIGIISKTNFLQLPPNYKMVICIPSGITEVELRAVKESAERAGGKEVKLIYEPMAAAIGIGIDVKEPEGNMIVDIGGGTTEIAVIALSGIVCDQSIRLAGDQLTKDIMDYMKTQHNLNIGEPTAELVKKNVGSALTHLDNPPPEYPVQGRDNVMGIPKQIIISYHEIADALDKSIQKIEESILKALESTPPELAADIFRTGIYLTGGGALLRGLDKRLSEKTKLKVHVADDPLLAVARGTNIALKNMENFAAVLKN
- a CDS encoding sulfate adenylyltransferase → MELLRFTTAGSVDDGKSTLIGRLLYDSKSIFQDQIDAIERISIRKGEEKLNLAYFTDGLKAELEQGITIDVAYRYFATPRRKFIIADTPGHIQYTRNMVTGASTANLAIILVDARKGIIEQTKRHSLIASLLGIPHLAICINKMDLVEWDESVYDNIREAYKEFASKLSIRDVHFIPISALHGDNIVHKSENMPWYEGTTLMYLLENIHIANDQNMVDARFAVQGVIRPQSDKFHDYRAFSGRMLGGILRRGDKVTIYPSGFSSTIKSIHHGEKEIEEGFVPQSISIQLEDEIDISRGDMILRENNVPKRGQDIEAMICWMGDKPLQPMQKYVLKHTTKDVKAMVKAIQYKMDINNLSRIPDTTSLNMNDIGRVILRCTSDLFYDAYIKNRNTGSFILVDEASNVTVGAGTIIDSAS
- a CDS encoding ABC transporter ATP-binding protein, with product MNLSIQNLNKQYANGIKAIDNINLEIGAGMFGLLGPNGAGKSSLMRTIATLQEPDSGTIMLNEINILEQKDELRKQLGYLPQEFGVYPKITAYDMLHHIATLKGIQGNIKDLVQGLLDKVNLYEFRKKYVSDFSGGMKQRFGIAQALIGNPNLLIVDEPTAGLDPTERNRFHNILSEIAENKIVILSTHIVQDVIELCNQMAIIHQGSVRFQGKPSDALGMLENKVYGRFVEKNEMEHFISNNQVLSERLYAGKNYFNVYSNEPLSAPFEAKKADLEDVFFYICKA
- a CDS encoding ABC transporter permease subunit; translated protein: MFWKVLSFELTYWRTRIYTYVFALIVFLLTTLTFSLEGISLGGDANFINSPYSIMIWYYVLCLILPIFINSFVSSGITRDYENKFDQILYSLPVSRTKILLGRFVGGLIVIFLIFLTVPLAELVAEYLPWTDKDMIGAWRLDAHIHSILTMVLPNLIIIGSILFLIASWTRSINSSFLGAIAVVVIFNSISGLNDKIDNKTIAALSDPFGFMPIMYYTKKWSVYEKNYLLFPLDWKYFLNRLLWLSVAVGLWFAALHINKFKLQKTKQKATKKKDVKPSFSGVDYSKKEKDFSSTYFLKNIHFQAKIDFLHIIKSPAFLVTIGLIIMVLVMSFIGTIQTDSGLADQLATTSNTLDILEVVTKTINYAIIFFSGMLIWKERDAKMNDIYDALPVKTYTVFLGKLCSIIYLVMVYSTLLLIIGVAYQIARGVYDIDWAHYAMELYVINLFYSITLAILSMFFQVMINNKFIAYFASAIVVFAEPFLFQWLEISNNMISISPSLPSVIHSDFYGYGSYKTSLFAFMAYWLLIYSVIGFIAYWFYVRGRNTSWRERWQESKKRLKASKAIFSILAVTTTGFIGFMYYQTQMQNSYFGQKERLERMAYYEKKYRHLMSYPVPKATKVDYKIDLFPSKRSYQVKGKMWMVNKDDTSIQKIYLNNDFKHPFKINIKDAKLSNEDKKGIVNFQTYSLVKPLQIGDSVLVEWEYSETNSGVENEISNRRLNSNGTFLDFSSFTPSFGYDKGLEISRKSKREKFGLPTKADFKPALIRECTHQCMKDYIGGMADWVTIYTEISTEDDQIAVAPGEMTKSWKENGRSFYKYDLTQPSKFFFSVVSGKYEILKDTSLGVQCEVYYLPEHAHNTKVMMNALKKSIAYYSQSFGPYKHPVARIIEFPKFSSFAQAFPGTMPYSESIGFTSNIVNNPEDINEVFHIVAHEMAHQWWAHQVVGADMQGSEMLSESISEYASLKLLEKEYGLDMATKFLKESNNNYVFSRAFENKKESSLKEVDGQGYIYYQKGSLVLYAIQQLLGEDKMNMALSNLIKNYGYKEPPYPNSYALLDEIYQLTPDSLKSHIKAGLEEIVIFETDVQSAEVKKLANNNYETTIQFELVKRAADPNAKEVKKIKDIKLGKSDEVAIRDYFDIALYQNTEDKSRYGKFMKKQRYLLNKKNNTLKILSDKKPDKIVIDPYFLHIHKDPEENIKKL